One genomic region from Ignavibacteriales bacterium encodes:
- a CDS encoding DUF4159 domain-containing protein: MIISKTIFLSIILCYSVNIYSQNETGFQIARLKYSGGGDWYNDPSAEVNLLKFVQANTNIKVNAEYKFVDVSSDEIFSYPFLFLTGHGNVVFSTDEVNRLRTYLENGGFLYIDDDYGMDKAIRREMKKVFPVNDFIEVPFSHKIFNIFYKFENGIPKTHEHDKNPPQTFGMFLGTRLTVLYTFESNPSDGWADPEVHNDPQNKREEALKFGANIIIYALSK; encoded by the coding sequence AATGAAACAGGTTTTCAAATTGCGCGTCTTAAATACAGTGGCGGCGGTGATTGGTACAACGATCCTTCTGCAGAAGTAAATCTATTAAAATTTGTTCAGGCAAATACAAACATTAAAGTTAACGCAGAATATAAATTTGTTGATGTATCCAGCGATGAAATTTTCTCATACCCATTTTTATTTTTAACTGGACATGGTAATGTCGTTTTTTCAACCGACGAGGTTAATCGTTTAAGGACATATTTAGAAAATGGTGGTTTTCTTTACATTGATGATGATTACGGAATGGATAAAGCGATACGCAGAGAAATGAAAAAGGTTTTTCCCGTAAATGATTTTATTGAGGTTCCTTTTTCACACAAGATATTTAACATTTTTTATAAGTTTGAAAACGGAATACCAAAAACACACGAGCATGATAAAAATCCTCCGCAAACATTTGGAATGTTTTTAGGAACAAGATTAACGGTACTATATACTTTTGAATCAAATCCAAGCGATGGCTGGGCTGATCCTGAGGTACATAATGACCCGCAAAACAAAAGAGAAGAAGCACTTAAGTTTGGTGCTAACATAATTATTTATGCATTAAGTAAATAA